Proteins encoded within one genomic window of Gadus macrocephalus chromosome 16, ASM3116895v1:
- the septin4b gene encoding septin 4b isoform X8, producing the protein MDQDKEYVGFATLPNQVHRKSVKKGFDFTLMVAGESGLGKSTLVNSLFLTDLYKDRRLLNAEERIMQTVEITKHTVDIEEKGVKLKLTIVDTPGFGDAVNNTECWKPVADYIDQQFEQYFRDESGLNRKNIQDNRVHCCLYFISPFGHGLRPLDVEFMKALHEKVNIVPVLAKADTLTPMEVRRKKIKIREEIEQYGIKIYQFPDCDSDEDEDFKQQDQELKDSIPFAVIGSNTVVEAKGKRVRGRLYPWGIVEVENQSHCDFIKLRNMLVRTHMQDLKDVTRETHYENYRAHCIQSMTRMVVKERNRNKLTRESGTDFPIPPAGGGVDGETEKLIREKDEELRRMQEMLTKIQEQMHTQRDAY; encoded by the exons gATCAAGACAAAGAATATGTGGGTTTCGCCACTCTGCCAAACCAGGTGCACCGCAAATCCGTCAAGAAGGGCTTTGACTTCACACTCATGGTTGCAG GAGAGTCAGGCCTGGGTAAGTCTACCCTGGTCAACAGCCTCTTCCTCACAGACCTCTATAAGGACAGGAGGCTGCTGAACGCCGAAG AGCGAATCATGCAGACGGTAGAGATAACCAAGCACACGGTGGACATAGAGGAGAAAGGAGTCAAGCTGAAGCTCACTATAGTGGACACTCCAGGCTTTGGGGACGCGGTGAACAACACAGAATG CTGGAAGCCAGTGGCTGACTACATTGACCAGCAGTTTGAGCAGTACTTCAGGGACGAGAGCGGCCTGAACCGCAAGAACATCCAGGACAACCGGGTGCACTGCTGCCTGTATTTTATCTCACCATTTGGACACGG tttgcGGCCTCTGGATGTGGAGTTCATGAAAGCTCTGCATGAAAAGGTCAACATCGTCCCCGTCTTGGCCAAAGCCGACACGCTCACCCCCATGGAGGTCCGGAGGAAGAAAATCAAG ATCCGAGAGGAGATTGAGCAGTACGGCATCAAGATCTACCAGTTCCCCGACTGTGACTCTGATGAGGACGAGGACTTCAAGCAGCAGGACCAGGAGCTGAAA gACAGCATCCCGTTTGCTGTGATCGGCAGCAACACGGTGGTGGAGGCCAAGGGCAAGAGGGTGCGTGGGCGTCTGTACCCGTGGGGTATCGTTGAAG TGGAGAACCAGTCCCACTGTGACTTCATCAAGCTGCGCAACATGcttgtgcgcacacacatgcaggaccTGAAGGACGTGACGCGGGAGACCCACTACGAGAACTACCGGGCCCACTGCATCCAGAGCATGACCCGCATGGTGGTGAAGGAGCGCAACCGCAA CAAGCTGACGAGGGAGAGCGGCACGGACTTCCCCATCCCACCGGCGGGCGGGGGGGTTGACGGCGAGACGGAGAAGCTCATCCGAGAGAAAGACGAGGAG CTGCGGCGAATGCAGGAGATGCTGACCAAGATACAGGAGCAGATGCACACGCAGAGAGACGCCTACTAA